A single genomic interval of candidate division WOR-3 bacterium harbors:
- the tgt gene encoding tRNA guanosine(34) transglycosylase Tgt has protein sequence MMQFEVIATCGKARLGKLSLPHGVVDTPTFMPVGTQATVKTLTPAELKACGTQMIVCNTYHLYLRPGHKRINRLGGVSRFMGWNLPVLTDSGGYQVYSLAALSRIGDEGIEFQSHIDGSRHFFTPELVIEIQEDLGSDIAMCLDECPPFPVSRHQAEVAVQRTTVWAERCQRRARAATNLFGIVQGATYPDLRRQSCEQLLQLNFPGYAIGGLCLGEPAELTYELTDTVCVLLPVEKPRYLMGAGYPEDIITAVSLGVDIFDCVLPTRNGRTGTAFISTGRLLIRNARYADDPTPLDPNCDCYTCRNFSRAYLRHLFIAGEALGPRLLTFHNLWFFQSLMKAIRHSLQTGKFAEWAKGFLSRYRAQIEYGSVPEQSLIGNE, from the coding sequence ATGATGCAATTTGAGGTCATCGCAACATGTGGAAAGGCGCGTCTGGGCAAACTAAGTTTGCCGCACGGGGTTGTCGACACCCCGACATTTATGCCCGTTGGCACCCAGGCAACGGTCAAAACTTTAACACCGGCTGAGTTAAAGGCGTGCGGGACCCAGATGATTGTTTGTAATACATATCATCTTTACCTTCGTCCTGGACACAAACGGATTAATCGATTGGGAGGGGTTTCCCGGTTTATGGGCTGGAACCTGCCGGTTTTAACCGATTCCGGTGGTTACCAGGTTTATTCACTGGCGGCGCTTTCCCGAATCGGTGACGAGGGTATTGAGTTTCAATCCCATATTGACGGTAGTAGACATTTTTTCACACCGGAACTGGTAATAGAAATCCAGGAGGATTTAGGGTCGGATATTGCGATGTGTCTTGACGAATGTCCGCCTTTTCCGGTAAGCCGGCACCAGGCAGAAGTAGCAGTTCAACGAACAACCGTTTGGGCAGAGCGTTGTCAGCGTCGTGCCCGCGCTGCAACTAATTTGTTCGGTATTGTCCAGGGAGCGACATATCCAGATTTGCGGCGGCAGAGTTGCGAACAGTTGTTACAACTTAATTTTCCCGGCTATGCAATAGGTGGTTTGTGTCTGGGTGAACCTGCGGAGTTGACCTACGAGCTAACTGATACAGTCTGCGTCCTTCTGCCGGTTGAGAAGCCGCGTTATCTGATGGGAGCGGGATATCCCGAAGACATCATCACCGCGGTGAGTTTGGGTGTTGATATTTTTGACTGTGTGTTACCCACCCGCAACGGTAGAACGGGTACGGCGTTCATAAGTACCGGTCGGTTGTTGATTCGGAACGCCCGATACGCGGATGACCCAACGCCGCTCGACCCGAATTGTGACTGTTACACCTGCCGAAACTTTTCTCGTGCCTATTTGCGGCATCTTTTCATCGCGGGCGAGGCTTTAGGACCGAGACTTTTGACTTTTCACAATCTCTGGTTTTTTCAGTCGTTAATGAAGGCGATTCGCCATTCGCTGCAAACTGGTAAATTTGCCGAGTGGGCAAAAGGGTTTCTTTCCCGGTACCGAGCCCAGATTGAGTACGGTTCGGTACCAGAACAGAGTTTGATTGGAAACGAATAA
- a CDS encoding insulinase family protein → MLYNILSLFFVFTVPSEVDHRETKGEITAIESRVTEFTLKNGLHVIHYFDSSAPVVSVNVYYRVGSYDEQTGSTGISHMVEHMSFKHTDIYKPGDFDRMLDSVGANNNGFTSTYYTGYYEELAKEHWELALKLEAARMNNCIFPDSEFESEHQVVAEERRLQDNRPTSNLWEQFEAIAFLAHPHRNPTIGWSDDVGKFTVEKVRDWYKKYYNPANAVIVIAGDVPLEEVKSKVEKYYARFKGTPVKRPDFYDIEPALAGERRLVLRKRVNVPTLLIGFPTPGIRDSLYIVGDVVAAILGSGRNSRLYRTLVIDSGFATSVSAWNSVERDPGILEILVTPKAESLIPRIETVILTEIKRMVTEPVSTQELQRVKNQTLATALFDRDDISDIAWLLATSQITAGNWRHFLQQIERIEKTTPEQVLVFCKQYLTEQRRIVGVLLSDKEVK, encoded by the coding sequence ATGCTATACAATATCCTTTCCTTGTTTTTTGTCTTTACAGTGCCATCAGAAGTTGACCATCGCGAAACCAAAGGAGAAATTACCGCAATCGAATCCCGTGTCACCGAATTCACCCTGAAAAATGGCTTGCATGTCATCCACTACTTTGACTCCTCGGCACCGGTTGTTTCAGTCAATGTCTATTATCGTGTTGGTTCCTACGATGAACAAACCGGCAGTACCGGAATTTCCCATATGGTAGAACATATGAGTTTCAAGCACACTGATATCTACAAACCCGGTGACTTCGACCGGATGCTTGATTCGGTAGGCGCCAATAACAACGGCTTTACCTCAACCTATTACACTGGTTATTACGAAGAACTGGCAAAAGAACACTGGGAACTGGCGCTAAAACTGGAGGCTGCAAGAATGAACAATTGTATCTTCCCCGACTCTGAGTTTGAAAGCGAGCATCAGGTGGTAGCTGAAGAAAGGCGCCTGCAGGATAACCGTCCGACCAGTAACCTGTGGGAACAGTTTGAGGCAATTGCCTTTCTTGCCCATCCCCATCGTAATCCCACAATCGGCTGGTCTGATGATGTGGGAAAGTTTACCGTTGAGAAGGTCCGCGACTGGTATAAAAAATATTATAACCCGGCAAATGCGGTCATCGTCATCGCCGGTGATGTACCACTGGAAGAAGTAAAGTCAAAAGTGGAAAAGTATTACGCCAGATTCAAAGGTACACCGGTCAAAAGGCCGGATTTTTACGATATCGAACCCGCTCTGGCGGGTGAAAGGCGACTTGTCTTACGCAAACGGGTTAATGTCCCCACGCTGTTAATCGGCTTTCCAACGCCGGGAATTCGTGATTCACTTTACATCGTGGGAGATGTGGTGGCAGCAATTTTAGGCAGCGGACGAAACTCCCGCCTCTATCGAACACTGGTTATTGACTCCGGCTTTGCCACATCGGTTTCAGCCTGGAACTCTGTCGAACGCGACCCGGGAATTCTCGAAATTTTGGTCACCCCAAAAGCCGAGAGCCTCATACCCCGCATCGAAACTGTCATCCTTACTGAAATAAAAAGGATGGTAACTGAGCCGGTAAGCACTCAAGAACTGCAACGGGTAAAAAATCAAACCCTTGCCACCGCACTATTTGACCGTGACGACATTTCTGATATCGCCTGGTTACTTGCTACTTCGCAGATTACCGCCGGTAACTGGCGCCATTTTTTGCAGCAAATCGAACGTATCGAGAAAACTACCCCGGAACAGGTTCTTGTTTTCTGTAAACAATATCTAACTGAACAACGACGCATCGTCGGCGTCCTTCTTTCGGATAAGGAGGTAAAATGA
- a CDS encoding DUF2817 domain-containing protein translates to MKPRIVFFILTTLTMASTNIDQSRDLVRIVGAGRDEMRALAKIGVIVNYIDNRGVVAEATLDEQEKLRSSGFSIEILTRNITRVYEQNCLASASDGRYLTYSEFRDTMAIIAQNNSNICKLETLGLSYNGSLILIMKISDNPQSDENEPVVHFEGDIHGDEKIAWAIVFELIKYLVQNYGTDTLVTRLVNDREIYLLPMYNPDGFIAGRRYNGNNVDLNRNWGWMWGDEVNQGAAPFSEPENRAALAHIWRNPAVIYVSYHAGTTFISHPWSYCFSYQNTIPELPLIQFLSARYDAFTHYHYGQGPDTMYLINGSTKDFDYGYGMMGWSIEVHIQKTPPASEIDQTFNLNKPAMLALIRHAGQGIRGTITDAATGEPVPCQIWISPANWVSYNDPELGDFHRFYLPGTYQLTFRAPGYRETTLTDVVVPDSGDSVTTVDVQLTPDPSAPLFAFRHIYNNYVNPSVNRTYPVRSLGPHDGNGFRLDNGKYICLDMSTPIRNQDGMDLVVYRSAGSGTALVQGANDWQGLWTDIGTAQTNQSLFDIGAVGLDSIRYIKVTASGEFHLDAIEGVSNVGISMSQPQAPEPFVIKPHCNPTALPVKFTTTNYATQNGALKIFDLSGQLIASVPVLSNQLLWNGKDRNGNTVSPGVYFVRFDGAHPLRIIITR, encoded by the coding sequence ATGAAACCAAGAATTGTTTTTTTTATCCTTACAACCCTTACGATGGCAAGTACCAATATTGACCAGTCCAGAGACCTTGTACGGATTGTAGGAGCCGGTCGCGATGAGATGCGCGCATTAGCAAAAATCGGAGTAATCGTCAACTACATTGACAACCGTGGTGTAGTTGCTGAGGCAACGCTTGATGAGCAGGAGAAATTAAGAAGTAGCGGTTTTTCAATCGAAATTCTTACCCGAAACATTACCAGGGTATATGAGCAAAACTGTCTCGCCTCTGCCAGCGATGGTCGCTATTTAACCTATAGTGAGTTCCGGGACACAATGGCAATAATCGCCCAGAACAACTCTAATATTTGCAAACTGGAAACACTGGGTTTGAGTTATAATGGTAGTTTAATCCTTATAATGAAAATCTCAGATAACCCTCAAAGCGATGAAAATGAACCGGTAGTTCATTTCGAAGGAGATATCCACGGCGATGAGAAAATCGCTTGGGCGATAGTATTCGAACTGATAAAATACCTTGTTCAAAACTACGGCACCGACACCCTTGTTACTCGACTGGTGAACGACCGGGAAATTTACCTTCTACCAATGTACAATCCCGATGGCTTTATCGCGGGCCGCCGTTACAATGGGAACAATGTTGACTTAAATCGTAACTGGGGCTGGATGTGGGGTGATGAAGTAAATCAGGGCGCCGCCCCATTTTCCGAACCGGAAAATAGAGCGGCTTTAGCACACATCTGGCGTAATCCGGCGGTGATTTATGTCTCATATCACGCCGGCACTACCTTCATCTCCCACCCTTGGAGTTATTGCTTCTCTTATCAAAACACTATTCCGGAACTGCCCCTGATTCAATTTCTATCTGCCCGCTATGACGCCTTCACCCACTACCACTATGGCCAGGGTCCAGACACGATGTATTTAATTAATGGCTCAACCAAAGATTTTGACTATGGCTATGGAATGATGGGCTGGTCAATTGAGGTTCACATTCAGAAAACCCCGCCTGCCTCCGAAATTGACCAGACTTTCAATTTGAACAAGCCGGCAATGCTTGCCTTGATACGCCACGCCGGTCAGGGAATTAGGGGTACTATTACCGATGCAGCAACGGGCGAACCAGTTCCCTGCCAAATCTGGATCAGCCCAGCAAACTGGGTAAGTTATAACGACCCGGAACTGGGTGATTTTCACCGATTTTATCTTCCCGGAACCTATCAGTTAACATTTCGTGCGCCCGGATACCGGGAAACCACCTTGACCGATGTTGTTGTACCCGATTCTGGAGACTCAGTGACAACGGTTGATGTCCAGTTAACCCCGGACCCATCAGCACCGCTTTTTGCCTTCCGCCATATCTACAACAACTATGTCAACCCATCAGTAAATCGGACCTATCCAGTTCGGTCGCTTGGTCCTCACGATGGTAATGGGTTCCGGCTCGACAATGGCAAGTACATCTGTCTTGATATGTCCACACCGATTCGTAATCAAGATGGTATGGACTTAGTTGTCTATCGCTCCGCGGGCAGCGGTACGGCGTTGGTTCAAGGGGCGAATGATTGGCAAGGATTATGGACCGATATTGGCACCGCCCAAACCAACCAGAGTTTGTTTGACATTGGTGCTGTTGGCTTGGACAGCATCCGCTACATAAAAGTCACCGCCTCGGGCGAATTTCATCTCGATGCGATTGAAGGGGTAAGCAATGTTGGCATCAGTATGTCTCAACCTCAAGCACCCGAGCCGTTTGTTATTAAACCCCACTGTAACCCTACCGCCTTGCCAGTAAAATTTACAACAACCAACTATGCAACACAGAATGGGGCGCTAAAAATTTTTGACCTGAGCGGACAACTCATTGCAAGCGTACCGGTATTAAGCAACCAGTTACTCTGGAACGGGAAAGACCGGAATGGGAATACGGTCAGCCCCGGCGTATATTTTGTCCGCTTTGACGGTGCTCACCCGCTGCGGATAATAATAACGAGGTGA
- a CDS encoding NTP transferase domain-containing protein, whose protein sequence is MRLGVIVPAAGEGQRLRPHTLKRPKVMLEVGGKPIIGHIFERLMELQPERVCVVVPPHGHMIENYLRSNFALDIRFAIQPEPLGLADAVLKARSEVEDLPLLIILGDTIVETDFNQLVTGDCVIGVKEVSDPRRFGVVILENGLVRKVIEKPQTPISNLAIVGVYYFADAKAMFEAVDLLVREGKKVKGEFQFTDALQSLADNGLAIKTLNIEHWLDCGTPEALIATNRFLLEKTGGSNPQGCGQVLASFVIPPVSIARDAVVERSVIGPFVSVSAGARITESVVRNALIYEGATVEHAVISSGIVGEQAQVVGQTGLINIGPGERFEVKLR, encoded by the coding sequence ATGAGATTAGGGGTTATTGTTCCAGCAGCAGGGGAAGGACAGCGGTTACGACCCCATACGCTTAAGCGACCCAAGGTAATGCTGGAGGTGGGAGGTAAACCGATAATCGGTCATATCTTTGAAAGGTTAATGGAATTGCAACCTGAGCGGGTTTGTGTTGTTGTTCCACCCCACGGCCACATGATTGAAAACTATCTTCGTTCCAATTTTGCCCTAGATATCCGATTTGCTATTCAGCCCGAACCTCTGGGGTTAGCAGATGCGGTGCTTAAGGCGCGAAGTGAAGTTGAGGACCTGCCGCTTTTAATAATTCTCGGAGATACGATAGTCGAAACTGATTTCAACCAATTAGTGACCGGAGATTGTGTAATTGGTGTAAAAGAGGTGAGTGACCCCCGGCGCTTTGGTGTTGTCATCTTAGAAAATGGACTGGTTAGAAAGGTGATAGAGAAACCGCAGACACCGATAAGCAACCTGGCGATTGTTGGAGTTTACTATTTTGCCGACGCTAAGGCTATGTTTGAAGCAGTGGACCTTCTTGTGCGAGAGGGGAAAAAGGTCAAAGGTGAGTTTCAGTTTACTGATGCTCTGCAGTCTCTTGCTGATAACGGGCTGGCGATTAAGACATTGAACATAGAGCACTGGCTGGACTGCGGAACGCCGGAAGCGTTAATTGCTACCAATCGCTTTTTGTTAGAAAAGACCGGTGGTAGCAATCCTCAGGGTTGTGGCCAGGTGCTGGCAAGTTTTGTGATTCCGCCCGTATCGATTGCCCGCGATGCGGTAGTGGAACGCTCGGTAATCGGTCCGTTTGTATCAGTTTCGGCGGGAGCAAGAATAACCGAGTCCGTTGTTCGTAATGCTCTAATTTACGAAGGTGCAACGGTTGAACATGCCGTTATTAGTTCGGGAATCGTAGGGGAGCAGGCACAGGTAGTTGGACAAACAGGGCTGATTAATATCGGGCCTGGTGAAAGGTTTGAGGTGAAATTGAGATGA
- a CDS encoding insulinase family protein, with protein sequence MNFPGKQLLIILLIVIGNLSGAVLFRDSLSNGLIILTYEDHRLPMVDISFVCRSGAVFDPDGKAGTASLCTDMLLRGTKNLTPDSIAQILDFIGARYGTGTDFDRCFINLRLLSKDLTTGLDILSEIILEPTFPIDEFTRTQEQALSGARRAYDYPSSVVGMEFDRLLFGEHRYSLPPRGDTATIRKITRDDLKNFHKTHFVPNNCFIVFVGAVDHNYIKNEVNRRFGNWQPRPVSNPQPPELTLPEKIRVKLITRKEMNQTYIQFGHPGISIFDKDLIAIRLMSYILGGPPLSSRMGLAVREYGGLAYDVRCWFDRRLLPGAFRATVQTAKPKEAIEKMFAEIRQMHEKGATKSELLKAQNYFTGSFPLSYSSNQGKLDRVTEIELYRFGIDWLEQFPVRVRTTTLEQVNEAAKQHLFPDRYIMVIMGNVTKEELNLPDAEWIE encoded by the coding sequence ATGAACTTCCCGGGTAAACAACTTTTAATTATTCTCTTAATCGTTATCGGTAATCTATCCGGGGCAGTGCTCTTTCGCGACTCACTATCCAACGGACTTATCATCCTTACTTACGAAGACCACCGTTTACCAATGGTAGACATCTCGTTTGTTTGCCGAAGCGGTGCTGTTTTTGACCCTGATGGTAAAGCGGGTACCGCCAGTCTTTGTACTGATATGCTCTTGCGGGGTACAAAAAACTTGACCCCAGACTCAATTGCCCAAATTCTCGATTTCATCGGTGCCCGCTATGGTACCGGAACCGATTTCGACCGTTGTTTCATCAATCTCCGACTTTTGAGTAAAGACCTAACCACCGGACTCGACATTTTATCAGAGATAATTCTTGAACCAACCTTTCCGATTGATGAGTTTACGCGAACCCAGGAACAGGCGCTGAGTGGGGCGCGTCGCGCCTATGACTACCCAAGTTCGGTTGTCGGTATGGAGTTTGACCGCCTTCTCTTCGGTGAACATCGTTACTCGTTGCCTCCTCGGGGCGATACTGCCACAATCCGAAAGATTACCCGCGACGATTTGAAAAACTTCCATAAGACTCATTTTGTTCCCAACAACTGCTTTATCGTCTTCGTTGGTGCCGTTGACCACAATTACATAAAAAACGAAGTCAACCGCCGTTTCGGAAACTGGCAACCAAGACCGGTCAGTAACCCACAACCGCCTGAACTTACCTTACCCGAAAAAATTCGGGTCAAATTGATTACCCGTAAAGAGATGAACCAGACTTACATCCAGTTTGGCCACCCCGGCATCTCAATCTTCGATAAGGATTTAATCGCAATACGCTTGATGTCTTACATTCTGGGAGGACCGCCGCTTTCCTCAAGAATGGGTCTTGCTGTTCGGGAGTATGGCGGACTTGCCTACGATGTCCGTTGCTGGTTTGACCGCCGTTTATTGCCCGGTGCATTTCGCGCTACTGTGCAGACCGCAAAACCAAAAGAGGCGATAGAAAAGATGTTTGCGGAGATCCGGCAAATGCACGAAAAGGGGGCAACTAAATCCGAATTACTCAAGGCACAAAATTATTTTACGGGTAGTTTTCCCCTTTCCTACAGCTCGAATCAAGGCAAACTGGACCGGGTAACGGAGATTGAACTTTACCGCTTTGGTATCGACTGGCTGGAACAGTTTCCCGTTCGGGTACGAACAACAACATTAGAACAAGTAAACGAGGCGGCAAAACAACATCTGTTTCCTGACCGCTATATTATGGTAATAATGGGTAATGTCACAAAAGAAGAGCTTAACTTACCAGATGCCGAATGGATAGAATAA
- a CDS encoding ABC transporter substrate-binding protein, translating into MRIIKTVGTICLMLGLGIFACGPGNVIKIGVVAPLTGDVKTFGESTINGITLAVEEANRAGGINGKQIKLFISDDKNDPTEAANAGGKLIELDGVVAIIGSVSTKCSLPLADKCQVARIPMLTPTSTNPKVTVTDDGKHKEFIFRACFTDSFQGVVAARFAAESLKAKTAAVMFDVGNDYSKGLAEYFKRFFEQAGGKVVAFESYQKDDADFSALLTKIKQQKPEVVFLPDYYNKVGLIVKQAYQLGLETKFLGGDGWDSPAMLEIAGKEVAGSYFVNHYSADDPRPEVQNWVNKYQARFGQKPDAMATLGYDAALLLIAALKNAPNAKPDEIRQALSQIKDYPCVSGSISFDEWGNPIKRAAIIQWTETGQRYVTSFNP; encoded by the coding sequence ATGAGGATAATAAAAACCGTAGGTACCATCTGTCTGATGCTCGGTCTGGGCATATTTGCCTGTGGTCCGGGCAATGTTATCAAAATCGGGGTAGTTGCTCCTCTAACCGGTGATGTTAAAACCTTCGGTGAATCAACGATAAACGGTATTACCCTGGCGGTCGAAGAGGCAAACCGTGCCGGTGGTATTAACGGCAAACAGATAAAACTGTTTATCTCGGACGACAAGAACGACCCGACCGAAGCTGCAAATGCCGGTGGTAAGTTGATTGAACTGGATGGAGTGGTGGCGATTATCGGTTCGGTTTCGACCAAGTGTTCTTTGCCACTGGCGGACAAGTGTCAGGTAGCAAGAATCCCGATGCTGACGCCAACATCAACTAATCCTAAGGTAACGGTTACTGATGACGGCAAGCACAAGGAGTTTATCTTTCGTGCCTGTTTTACCGATTCTTTCCAAGGTGTGGTTGCTGCTCGGTTTGCGGCTGAGAGCTTAAAGGCGAAAACCGCAGCGGTAATGTTTGATGTCGGCAATGACTATTCCAAAGGACTGGCTGAGTATTTCAAGCGTTTCTTTGAACAGGCGGGCGGTAAGGTGGTCGCATTTGAATCCTATCAGAAAGATGATGCCGACTTCTCAGCGCTCTTGACCAAGATTAAACAACAAAAGCCCGAGGTAGTTTTTCTACCGGATTACTACAACAAGGTCGGTTTGATTGTTAAACAGGCATATCAACTGGGTCTGGAGACGAAATTCTTAGGCGGCGATGGCTGGGATTCACCGGCAATGCTCGAAATTGCTGGTAAAGAGGTGGCGGGTAGTTATTTTGTCAATCACTATTCCGCCGATGACCCCAGACCTGAAGTACAGAACTGGGTAAACAAATACCAGGCGCGGTTTGGCCAGAAACCGGATGCGATGGCGACACTCGGGTATGATGCAGCGCTTCTGCTAATTGCAGCCCTGAAAAATGCGCCTAATGCTAAACCGGATGAAATCCGGCAGGCACTGAGTCAGATTAAAGATTATCCCTGTGTTTCAGGCTCGATTTCTTTTGACGAGTGGGGTAACCCAATTAAGCGCGCCGCGATTATCCAGTGGACCGAAACGGGCCAGAGGTATGTTACTTCGTTCAACCCTTAA
- a CDS encoding bifunctional phosphoglucose/phosphomannose isomerase yields the protein MSKMEENNMLKLIYGLPEQLGQAAAIGRGCPIIFKKELENVVIAGMGGSAMGGDIVRTVLNEEALLPVAVWRDYQLPAAVGKKTLLFLSSYSGNTEETISAYEEGRRRGALIFVITSGGKMAEMAKTDGFPLLLVPDGMPPRTAVGYMSVPLLTVLYRLRLCRDYTPDIIETQRLIKQRLGVWRRRATAIAPLLLNRLLVIYSTARLLDVAAYRWQCQLNENAKVFCHSGMLPEQSHNEIMGFGAPQFLERKIYTVVLVDKSSHPRTLQRLREMRKLVAGSWAGMHIVKTEGVSPLARLFSSVVMGDLISVAVAEKRGVDPIGIPRIDKLKQALARRSKVK from the coding sequence ATGAGCAAAATGGAAGAAAACAATATGCTAAAACTTATCTATGGATTGCCCGAACAACTTGGTCAGGCAGCTGCAATTGGCCGTGGTTGTCCAATAATTTTTAAGAAGGAACTGGAGAATGTCGTGATTGCCGGTATGGGTGGTTCGGCAATGGGCGGTGATATAGTGCGAACCGTACTGAACGAAGAGGCACTGTTGCCGGTTGCGGTCTGGCGTGATTACCAATTGCCAGCGGCAGTCGGGAAAAAGACCCTTCTGTTTCTTAGCAGTTATTCTGGTAATACAGAAGAGACAATCAGTGCTTATGAAGAAGGACGGCGGCGTGGCGCTTTGATTTTTGTCATCACCAGCGGTGGCAAAATGGCTGAAATGGCAAAAACGGACGGTTTTCCCTTGCTTCTTGTTCCCGATGGAATGCCACCGCGAACCGCCGTGGGCTATATGAGTGTTCCGCTGCTCACGGTACTTTATCGGCTCAGGTTGTGCCGAGATTATACACCAGACATCATAGAGACGCAGCGATTGATAAAACAACGCCTGGGCGTGTGGCGAAGACGGGCAACTGCTATTGCGCCACTTTTGCTAAATCGCCTGCTGGTGATTTATTCAACCGCCCGGCTGCTTGATGTTGCGGCTTATCGATGGCAGTGTCAGTTGAATGAAAATGCCAAGGTGTTCTGTCATAGCGGTATGCTACCTGAGCAGAGCCATAATGAGATAATGGGTTTCGGCGCGCCGCAATTTCTGGAGCGCAAAATTTATACGGTTGTTCTTGTGGATAAAAGCTCTCACCCAAGGACTTTGCAGCGTTTGCGGGAGATGAGAAAACTTGTTGCAGGAAGTTGGGCTGGTATGCACATTGTAAAAACCGAAGGTGTTTCGCCGTTGGCGCGCCTGTTTTCATCAGTGGTGATGGGTGATCTGATAAGCGTTGCGGTTGCTGAAAAAAGAGGTGTTGACCCCATAGGTATTCCTCGAATTGATAAATTAAAACAGGCGCTGGCACGAAGGAGTAAGGTAAAATGA